The genomic DNA GGAACTTTTTTTGGCTCGTTTGCTTTCATCGCCAAGCGATATACTCAAAAGTGGGATTTATTTATATCGGCTTGAGCTATCCATTATACGAGCCAAAAACGCTTGATCTAACGCTTTATAACAGATTCTTTATTTATTTTTAGATACGCAATATGTGGGGGCTCCCCACACCCCGGCCAACCTCTACCTCAAAAGTAGGGAGAAAGAACTTAGTTTAAAAACCTCAGAGAGGCTCTGTATCCATGAAGTTTTCGCTTTTCTATCCAAGTGCGTAAGCAAATGGATAGAAGTATGTTTTTTGGATAGATCGTGTATGCTTCGTATACGGATCTGTTAAAACAAAAAGGGTTTGCCAACGGCAAACCCTTTTTGTCCTTTTCTAAGAAGCGGAAGCTGAATGAGAAAAGGACAGATTCCTGGTGCGAAGCATCCAGGAATCTGAGATCCCGCAGGGCAAAATACGCCTGAAGACCATTCACTCGGCTTGCCGAGCTTGTTTTTGGTTCAAGCGCAGCGAGAAGCAAAAATGAATGCGTCTGACCGCAGGCATGGAAAAGCGTCAGCTTTTATCATGCCAAGGCAGGCGTATTTTGCCCTGCTTGAATCTTACAGGACGAAGGACGGTAAGATGATTCGTCAGATGCTCTTGATCTTCCCGGTTTAAAGCCGTTAAGGCCCGGGCTCCCCGGAGGGGAGAATATGTACTTGATTCTATGTGATACCACATAGAATCAAGTACATTATACAATATATTAATGTAGATATGAGAGATTTTGTAATAGGAATACAAGGGAGAATAACTAGAGAAGGGTTGATCACTGAGTCCGGAACGTTTATGCCGCGAAAGTCACTTGACCATGAGGGGCACCCTCATGCAAACTCACCAGAGGTGGCCCCAGAAGGGCGGTTTTTGCCCGCTGGGGTTATCTTTGGGAGTTTGAGGGTGTAGAGGCTCATGGTCAAGTGAACCGTGGAATAAAAAGTGTAGGACGGGACCCCAGAAAAGGGTAAAAACCAATGGAGTTATGGGAAATGAAAAGCAAAGATCTAGTAAAGGAAACGAACTGTTTTTTATGATGAATACTTATTCATGGTTGGTTAACATAACGTCCTATTATCGGTAGCAAATCTTTTCATAGAATCCTTGTGTTTATAAGGTTTCTTTTCTTTCTGTCTATATATACCTTATACATGATTTTATACATCGTTGATATAGCGGGGATACTAGGGATCCCCGCTCTTCTTTTTTGCATAAAATCTTGTATAAAAACAGTTTAGTTATAGCGTTCTACACTGAAAAATAAAAACTTTTCTTTCAATTTTAAAAGGAAGGTGTTACCTTTTTAAATAAGGAAAACACTATATAGCAACTGAAGAACAGCTTAGAACAAAGGGAGGACAAAATATGGCTCAAACTTATTGGGGATCTGAGGTAGCGAAGAACTTAGGGATTGGCTCAAGTACTTTACGTAAATATTGCCTTGCCCTTGAGGAAGCTGGGTATCCTTTCGAGCGCGGCAATAATAATTCTAGAATTTTTTATCATAAAGATGTAGCAACTATAGAACGGTTAGTAACGGCTATGAACAAGAAAAACGTAACACTAGAACAGGCTATAAATCTAGCAATGGTAAGTGTTGAAGAAAATGAGATAGCAACTGTTGTTACAGATGGTGTAGCAGATACAGAACATATAAAAGTATTAACGGAACGTATAGGACGATTAGAACAACTTAATTTAGAGTTAATTCAAAGATTAGATCAACAAAGTAAATCCTTACAGGAAATGGATGACAAGAGAATAATAAGAGAAGAACAAAGAGATATTCAATTAATGCAAGTATTGAGAGAAATACAAGATAGTAAGCGCCTAATAGCAGCTTCAGAACAGAAGAAATCACTTTGGAGTCGTCTATTTGGCAAATAAATTAAAATTTAATAATAGAAAAAAAGCTCACTCATTATATAAAAATAGATAAGGGATGAGCTTTTTTCGGGCTACGGATAAGTGGGATTATATAAGGTTTATATTCAAAAAACTTTGTATTTTAAAAGCCATTTATAAATGGCTTTTTTATTTCTCCTTATTTTTGATCTATTCATTCAGCCTTTAATGCTTTATATTTTTATGTCTTTAGCGAATGTAAACTTTTGAATATTAGTTTACATTCATTTCCCCTCAAACATTGACTTCTCACCAATTCTCCTGATATCCTCGATTTGCACAATATAAGTATACATTCAAAATACTATAATTAGAGAGGTCATAAACCCATGAATAAAAAAATACATCTCATTGATGTCCAACCCATCCGTAGTAAAGAACAAATTCAAGATATGAATTTGGTAGAGTGGTCCTAGCACTAAGCAACAAAAGCCATCCTATCGAATAGAAAAAAACAGCATTGATATATGGATTGATTCAGTCGTATACTCGAAAAATTTACAGTTTTCGTTGATATTTCTGTCCTATAATAAACGCCCTTTTTGTAAGTCTACTCTCTTGCTAACTTATTTCGATAAATCTCGACTAAAGCCCAAAGAGTTTCTGACATGTATCGCAATCGTATCTCTGTGTCTACTAACTCTTGTTTAAAAAAACCAAAGGAACCATCTGGTTGTTGCTGATCAAGAAGAAAATTTTGTCCAATATCTAACCATTGGTCTTCGATTTTTAGGCGGATGGCACATCGTAAGATACCAGCAACGGTTAAAACGTCACGATCACGTGCATAAGACAGCGTTAAGCCCTCTAGGATACGTGACCAATCCCGAATAATCGATGGTTCTACATAAAGAGTTTCCGGATTACAAAAGTTAATGGTGTGAATAAAAGTACGAAATTCTGGTAGACTCATGAGAATCATCTTATAGGGAGGCGGCAGTTCTACTTTTTGATGGATAATATAATTAATATTATGTTCTACGTCTTTGATTTGATTGCTCAAAATCATTGATAGAGCATATAGAGATATTTCTTTTTCGGATACTGGCGTAACTTGATCCAACCAGCCTTTTGCTCGATTAATCGCTGACAAAATTTTCGCGATGTACACTCTTTTCACCTCCTACACGCGTAAGAGCCGTAATACAGTACATAATTCCAACAATTGTTGAATGATAATGGTGATTGAACAGTTCCTGATTATTGTATGCATGACTAAGTTGTGCAATCTTCTTGTTCTTTGGAACAGAACCATCTTCTTTCCAAACATTTTGAAATATCTTAGAACATTCCAAATAAATAATAGAATCAGTCTGATCCAAAGAAATAAGGTTAATCAGCAATTCTC from Bacillus thuringiensis includes the following:
- a CDS encoding DUF3967 domain-containing protein, which produces MAQTYWGSEVAKNLGIGSSTLRKYCLALEEAGYPFERGNNNSRIFYHKDVATIERLVTAMNKKNVTLEQAINLAMVSVEENEIATVVTDGVADTEHIKVLTERIGRLEQLNLELIQRLDQQSKSLQEMDDKRIIREEQRDIQLMQVLREIQDSKRLIAASEQKKSLWSRLFGK